A single genomic interval of Mucilaginibacter robiniae harbors:
- a CDS encoding NHL repeat-containing protein: MFTLTISKKAAGLLLSVFLLLLFSCKKDSNKLEEKNAPTETANPVIGGIWQYTAFNSSGKPFYTLAISGINFKKDFKNYKVLFNDLTANAIAGDSLQFVVNIPDAAVTTESTLTIVMDGKSTIYGKPFKVEQIEPTIANLNTEAGMRGSKLVITGTYFSPVPSENMVMLNGVKIAIDSLKSSNYEGSTSGGVVNGNIYQGVNRNLYTGRVINVTIPPNASTGKLVVTSYGKSVTYSNDVNVLSSTFTSFPSTILKSISFDGAGNMYGTVKNTVVKVTPGGGINTLATIGDKDFILGDCVADAAGNVYVASGDDYTLLPSGPHNLPLYRITENSSKVYKITPGGAVSVFAGSTNGLADGQGTDAKFRSPTHIVRNAKTGDLYVSDALVIRKITANGTVSTLAGSNNPAGSSYTNGLKDGQGTAASFLYIYSMLCDASTGDLYVIDDSYLGNLRKVTAGGYVSTIKITVPYYNVISFNTVGMAIDASNNILISTYDKIYKIKDGMVSDMHLNPFGEAIYGMALDGSNNIYLNTAKTLYKILP, from the coding sequence ATGTTTACATTAACCATATCAAAAAAAGCAGCCGGCCTGCTACTATCAGTATTTCTGTTATTGCTGTTTAGCTGTAAAAAAGATAGTAATAAACTGGAAGAAAAAAACGCACCAACAGAAACAGCTAATCCTGTAATAGGAGGCATTTGGCAGTATACAGCTTTTAATAGTTCAGGCAAGCCATTTTACACGTTGGCTATATCTGGGATTAATTTTAAAAAGGATTTCAAAAACTATAAGGTTCTTTTTAATGATCTGACTGCTAATGCCATTGCAGGCGACTCTCTCCAATTTGTGGTCAATATACCGGATGCTGCTGTAACAACGGAGTCAACACTTACTATCGTAATGGATGGGAAAAGCACTATTTACGGCAAACCGTTTAAAGTAGAGCAAATTGAGCCAACTATTGCAAACCTTAATACCGAAGCGGGCATGCGCGGTAGTAAATTGGTTATCACGGGCACTTACTTCAGCCCGGTGCCAAGTGAAAACATGGTTATGCTTAATGGCGTTAAAATAGCTATAGATTCATTAAAATCCTCTAACTATGAAGGAAGTACATCTGGTGGTGTAGTGAACGGAAATATTTATCAAGGCGTAAACCGAAATCTGTATACTGGCCGGGTAATCAATGTGACTATACCACCCAATGCCAGCACAGGTAAATTAGTAGTAACTTCTTATGGTAAATCTGTTACTTACTCTAATGATGTTAACGTGCTTTCCTCAACTTTTACCTCCTTCCCCAGCACAATCCTGAAAAGCATTTCGTTTGATGGCGCAGGCAATATGTATGGTACGGTAAAAAATACAGTGGTTAAGGTTACCCCCGGCGGCGGCATCAATACCTTAGCAACCATAGGCGATAAAGATTTTATTTTAGGCGACTGCGTGGCCGATGCGGCCGGCAATGTATATGTTGCCTCGGGAGATGATTATACATTGTTACCAAGCGGACCCCATAATTTACCTTTATATCGCATTACCGAAAACAGCTCAAAGGTATACAAAATAACGCCCGGCGGTGCAGTCAGCGTTTTTGCCGGAAGTACGAACGGACTAGCAGACGGACAAGGCACGGATGCTAAATTCAGGTCGCCTACGCATATCGTCCGTAATGCCAAAACTGGCGATTTGTATGTGAGTGATGCCTTAGTGATACGTAAAATAACGGCCAACGGTACAGTAAGCACATTGGCCGGCAGTAACAACCCTGCAGGATCGAGTTATACCAACGGATTGAAAGATGGACAGGGAACGGCAGCAAGCTTTCTTTACATATACAGCATGTTATGTGATGCCAGCACCGGCGACCTTTACGTAATAGATGATTCCTATCTCGGTAATTTGAGGAAAGTTACAGCGGGTGGGTACGTTAGCACTATAAAGATCACCGTACCCTATTATAACGTTATTTCGTTCAACACGGTTGGTATGGCTATTGATGCTTCGAATAACATTCTTATTTCTACGTACGACAAGATTTATAAGATTAAAGATGGCATGGTGTCTGACATGCACCTCAATCCATTTGGTGAAGCCATCTACGGAATGGCATTAGATGGTTCAAATAACATATACCTGAACACGGCTAAAACGCTCTATAAGATTCTACCTTAG
- a CDS encoding ArnT family glycosyltransferase codes for MAATLNNPSRNADRLIGWFLLVWTLLNILQATTLGLHSDTAYYWIYSRLLDWGYYDHPPMVAIFIRIGYSLIHQELGVRLMTVLTSTLSMYVLWLIAKRYKADARWFVLIVPGILIFHIYGFTTTPDAPLLFFTILFYYVYQRYLDRDSWGIALLLALVIACLLYSKYHAVLLIFFTLAANLKLLKRPSFWLIPVLAALLYVPHILWQIQHGYPSINYHLFERSSETYDFAHTYLYLPGQLLMAGPLIGWFLFYYAWGTRNTDNFTRCLLVNSWGTFLFFLINTLKGNVQPHWTLIGFVPLALLVLIRIQRNQPPKWFYRLAMVNLVVIVAFRLLLAMGLPYIKNLRPVRSYFGYPEWARQVHEKVGNAYVIMANGFQEPSKYNYYTRSLKGFSYDARSYRRTQYDLWPIEDSLQHQRAYYLSTVPLAGITTDTLHTAKGIYYGTWINDVRTYQRIDIRITNYKLSARPRQPLTFNLMLTNPYPFAVDFSNVGQTHPAYLAACFFQGEEQTYAQLADSAFNQLKIPAHQTATYTLHVNAPPKPGKYDLIFSLRTTPFPGGRNSRIVNFTVQ; via the coding sequence ATGGCCGCTACCCTGAACAATCCTAGCCGGAATGCCGACCGCCTGATTGGCTGGTTTTTACTGGTTTGGACGTTGCTGAACATTTTACAGGCAACCACGCTGGGCCTGCATTCTGATACCGCTTATTATTGGATATACTCCCGCTTGCTGGATTGGGGCTACTATGATCATCCGCCGATGGTAGCCATTTTTATCCGTATTGGTTATAGCCTGATTCATCAGGAACTTGGGGTAAGGCTGATGACGGTGTTAACCAGCACGTTATCCATGTATGTGCTTTGGCTGATTGCCAAAAGGTATAAAGCTGATGCACGGTGGTTTGTGCTGATTGTACCGGGTATTTTGATCTTCCACATTTATGGTTTTACTACCACGCCCGATGCCCCGCTGCTTTTCTTTACCATATTATTCTACTATGTATATCAGCGTTACCTGGATCGGGATAGCTGGGGTATTGCGCTGCTGCTAGCCTTGGTAATAGCTTGCTTGCTATACAGTAAGTACCATGCCGTACTGCTCATATTTTTTACCCTGGCAGCTAATCTGAAGTTGCTGAAACGACCATCATTCTGGCTAATTCCGGTACTGGCAGCCTTGCTATATGTGCCCCATATTTTGTGGCAGATACAACATGGCTATCCTTCTATCAATTACCACTTGTTTGAGCGCTCATCCGAAACGTATGATTTTGCACATACCTATCTGTATTTGCCAGGGCAGTTGCTGATGGCAGGACCCTTAATTGGCTGGTTTCTGTTTTACTATGCCTGGGGTACCCGAAATACCGATAATTTTACGCGCTGCCTGCTGGTTAATAGCTGGGGAACTTTCCTGTTCTTCTTAATTAATACCTTAAAGGGGAATGTGCAACCGCACTGGACATTGATTGGATTTGTACCACTGGCATTGTTGGTGTTGATTCGTATTCAGCGCAATCAACCACCAAAATGGTTCTACCGGTTGGCTATGGTAAACCTGGTTGTTATTGTTGCTTTCAGACTGTTGTTGGCAATGGGATTGCCCTACATTAAAAATCTACGTCCGGTTCGCAGCTATTTTGGTTATCCGGAATGGGCACGGCAAGTACATGAAAAAGTGGGGAATGCTTATGTAATTATGGCCAATGGTTTTCAGGAGCCATCAAAATACAATTACTATACCCGCAGCTTAAAAGGTTTTTCTTACGATGCACGCAGTTATCGCCGTACCCAGTATGACCTTTGGCCTATTGAAGATAGCCTGCAACACCAACGCGCTTATTACCTGAGCACTGTACCGCTGGCTGGTATTACTACGGATACCCTGCATACTGCTAAAGGCATTTACTATGGTACTTGGATAAATGATGTACGTACTTATCAGCGCATAGATATTCGGATTACGAATTACAAGTTATCTGCCCGGCCTCGTCAGCCCTTAACATTTAATTTGATGTTAACCAATCCATACCCGTTTGCTGTTGATTTTAGTAATGTGGGGCAAACTCATCCGGCATATTTAGCCGCGTGCTTTTTTCAAGGGGAAGAGCAAACGTATGCGCAACTGGCCGATAGTGCCTTTAATCAGCTTAAAATACCTGCACATCAAACGGCTACTTATACATTGCATGTAAATGCGCCGCCTAAACCGGGCAAGTATGATTTGATATTTTCTTTACGTACTACGCCGTTTCCGGGTGGGCGTAACAGCCGTATTGTTAACTTTACCGTTCAATAA
- a CDS encoding LemA family protein, translated as MKKLFSAVLLIMVAMSFSSCSYNGIVQMDEDTKAKWGTVQSQYQRRADLIPNLVATVKGVANFEKGTLTAVTEARAKATSVQIDPSKLTPENVQKYQQAQGELSTALGRLLSVTEAYPTLRANDNFTALQGQLEGTENRISVARMDFNNSVQAYNSKIRSFPANLTAKMFGFQPKGYFQAEANAQSAPKVQF; from the coding sequence ATGAAAAAACTATTCTCAGCCGTTCTGTTAATTATGGTAGCCATGTCATTCAGTTCGTGCAGCTACAATGGCATCGTGCAAATGGACGAAGACACCAAAGCCAAATGGGGAACTGTACAAAGCCAGTATCAGCGCCGGGCCGATTTGATACCGAACCTGGTAGCTACTGTAAAAGGCGTAGCAAACTTTGAAAAAGGCACCTTAACTGCTGTTACTGAAGCACGTGCTAAAGCAACTTCCGTACAGATTGACCCTAGTAAATTAACACCTGAAAACGTACAAAAATACCAACAAGCACAAGGTGAATTAAGTACAGCTTTAGGTAGATTGCTAAGTGTAACTGAGGCCTACCCTACCCTGCGTGCTAATGATAACTTTACTGCGCTGCAAGGCCAGCTGGAAGGTACCGAAAATCGCATTAGTGTAGCACGTATGGATTTTAACAACTCTGTACAAGCTTACAACAGCAAAATACGGTCGTTCCCGGCTAACCTAACAGCTAAAATGTTTGGTTTTCAGCCTAAAGGTTATTTCCAAGCTGAAGCCAATGCGCAAAGCGCCCCTAAAGTACAGTTCTAA
- a CDS encoding TPM domain-containing protein, producing MPIFNEDEQQRIRRAIEQAEKNTSGEIRVCVEKKCPNNPLDRAAVCFKKLDMHTTHDRNGVLIYIATTDKQFAIIGDVGINQAVPDDFWDLTKEDMLSLFKQGDLVGGIVAGVLEAGQQLKTYFPYREKDKNELSDDIAFMDGE from the coding sequence ATGCCAATATTTAATGAAGACGAGCAGCAGCGCATACGCCGCGCTATAGAGCAGGCCGAAAAGAATACATCGGGCGAGATTAGGGTTTGTGTAGAAAAGAAGTGTCCGAACAATCCGCTTGATCGGGCTGCGGTTTGCTTTAAAAAGCTGGACATGCATACAACTCACGACCGTAACGGCGTACTCATTTATATAGCCACTACCGATAAGCAGTTTGCTATTATTGGCGATGTAGGCATTAACCAGGCTGTACCAGACGACTTTTGGGATTTAACTAAGGAAGATATGCTAAGCCTTTTTAAACAAGGCGATTTGGTAGGTGGTATTGTAGCCGGCGTTTTAGAAGCCGGACAGCAACTAAAAACTTACTTTCCTTACCGGGAGAAAGATAAAAACGAATTATCAGACGATATTGCCTTTATGGATGGCGAATAA
- a CDS encoding TPM domain-containing protein, with product MLKRLWLFVTLLTLGYTALAQDFPEKPNTLVNDYTNTLSADEKQRLEDKLVAYNDSTSTQLAVVIIKSIGDYDIDEYGTMLGRKWGIGQKGKNNGVLLLVALNDHKVTIQTGYGAEGALTDAATQTIIQQDIKPNFKQNNYFAGLDAATTDIFKYLKGEFKADPNQQKQTDDGGGGSAVVIIIIIVVVLILVFRNRGGGGGGQVIGSRGSSSPFWWFLAGNMLGGGGSRGSGWGGGGGFGGGSSGGGGFGGFGGGSFGGGGSSGSW from the coding sequence ATGCTGAAAAGATTATGGCTGTTTGTTACCTTACTTACTTTAGGTTACACAGCCCTCGCGCAAGATTTTCCGGAAAAGCCCAATACGCTGGTTAATGACTATACCAACACGCTATCGGCTGATGAAAAGCAAAGGCTGGAAGATAAGCTGGTGGCTTATAATGATTCTACTTCAACACAGTTAGCGGTAGTCATCATAAAATCAATTGGCGACTATGATATTGATGAGTATGGCACCATGTTGGGCCGTAAATGGGGCATCGGGCAAAAAGGTAAAAACAACGGCGTACTGCTGCTGGTAGCATTAAACGACCATAAAGTAACCATACAAACGGGGTACGGTGCAGAAGGCGCTTTGACCGATGCGGCTACACAAACCATTATACAGCAAGATATTAAGCCTAACTTTAAGCAAAACAACTATTTTGCCGGGCTAGATGCAGCTACTACTGATATTTTCAAGTACCTGAAAGGTGAATTCAAAGCTGATCCAAACCAACAAAAGCAAACTGATGATGGCGGCGGTGGTAGTGCTGTGGTCATTATCATCATTATTGTTGTAGTACTTATCCTGGTTTTCCGGAACCGGGGTGGCGGTGGTGGTGGCCAGGTTATTGGCAGTCGTGGTAGTTCTAGTCCGTTTTGGTGGTTTTTAGCTGGCAACATGCTGGGTGGCGGCGGTAGCCGAGGCAGTGGCTGGGGCGGCGGTGGCGGCTTTGGCGGTGGTAGTAGCGGAGGCGGCGGTTTCGGTGGCTTTGGCGGCGGCAGCTTTGGCGGTGGTGGCAGCAGTGGTAGCTGGTAA
- a CDS encoding NUDIX hydrolase yields MPDLKWEVLSSEYIHRGPWATLRVDQCRMPDGRFVPGYYVLEYPNWVNAVAVTVDQKIIMVRQYRHAASIVSLEIPGGVLEAGETPEMGMRRELLEETGYQFDNLELLSTIYANPSTADNLTYCFLATGGIKVQEQELDAQEEIIVEEYTIDEVKQLLADNKIAQALHCTTLFYALMKLNALA; encoded by the coding sequence ATGCCTGATTTAAAATGGGAAGTTCTCTCATCCGAATATATTCATCGTGGCCCCTGGGCTACTTTGCGGGTTGACCAATGCCGTATGCCCGATGGGCGCTTTGTACCGGGTTATTATGTACTGGAATATCCGAATTGGGTTAACGCAGTAGCTGTAACCGTCGATCAGAAAATTATTATGGTACGGCAATACCGACATGCGGCAAGCATTGTATCGTTAGAAATACCCGGTGGTGTACTCGAAGCCGGAGAAACACCTGAAATGGGTATGCGCCGTGAACTGTTGGAAGAAACCGGTTATCAGTTTGACAATCTTGAACTTCTAAGTACCATATACGCCAATCCATCTACTGCCGATAACCTCACTTACTGCTTTTTAGCTACAGGCGGCATTAAGGTGCAAGAACAGGAGTTGGATGCGCAGGAAGAAATTATTGTGGAAGAATATACTATTGATGAAGTAAAGCAACTATTAGCTGATAACAAAATAGCTCAAGCTTTGCACTGCACCACTTTGTTCTATGCACTCATGAAGCTGAACGCACTTGCTTAA
- a CDS encoding BamA/TamA family outer membrane protein, whose product MIKLSILKAAVIPVLISGLLCINHHSTAQTLKKDTVLQPVTDSSKQVDAIDVLGRILHKKEATGNNQAAKRLNFSVVPSAGYSLSTGLAADAVANAAFYTGKRHLENLSSINAELVFDTRQQRIFVNRWEIWSPGNQYKFTSDIRWEKFPTDNYGLGTRTPSANEYDLVYNYVRAYGTFFKKLVTDYYLGIGYNLDYHYNITQDPTETSTRDDFKAYGQTTTSTSSGLVLNFLFDNRKNSINSLNGAYASVIYRQNSTLLNSNTNWRSLLIDIRKYFRPSPTSNNVLAFWSMVWLSSAQTPYLDLPATGQDTYNNSGRGYEQGRFRGRDMLYIEGEYRFGITPNGLFGGVVFANGQTFTNYPDNKFSGFAPATGAGLRVKINKHSNTNVAIDYGVGIKGSRGLFVNLGEVF is encoded by the coding sequence ATGATTAAACTATCCATCTTAAAAGCTGCTGTTATTCCTGTTCTTATCAGTGGATTGCTATGCATAAACCATCATTCAACTGCGCAAACTTTAAAAAAAGATACCGTTTTACAGCCGGTTACTGATTCATCAAAACAAGTAGATGCTATTGATGTACTAGGTAGGATATTACACAAGAAGGAAGCCACAGGAAATAACCAAGCTGCCAAACGGCTAAATTTTTCGGTTGTACCATCAGCCGGCTACTCACTCTCTACCGGCTTAGCAGCAGATGCCGTAGCTAATGCTGCATTTTATACAGGTAAAAGACATTTGGAAAACTTATCCTCTATTAATGCAGAGCTCGTTTTTGATACTCGGCAACAACGCATTTTTGTTAACCGTTGGGAAATTTGGTCGCCCGGTAATCAGTATAAGTTTACTTCAGATATACGGTGGGAAAAGTTCCCGACAGACAACTATGGTTTAGGTACCCGAACGCCATCCGCTAACGAATACGATTTGGTTTACAATTACGTACGGGCTTATGGTACTTTTTTCAAAAAACTGGTTACAGATTATTATTTAGGCATAGGCTACAATCTGGACTATCATTACAATATTACACAAGACCCAACCGAAACCAGCACCCGCGATGATTTTAAAGCTTATGGGCAAACTACTACCTCTACCTCATCAGGCTTGGTATTGAATTTTTTGTTTGATAACCGCAAAAATTCCATTAACTCACTCAATGGTGCTTATGCCAGTGTAATTTATCGACAAAACTCAACACTGTTAAATAGCAACACTAACTGGCGTTCATTACTGATTGATATACGTAAATATTTCAGGCCCTCGCCTACTTCCAACAACGTATTGGCATTTTGGAGCATGGTCTGGCTCAGCTCGGCCCAAACCCCTTACCTGGATTTACCCGCCACCGGGCAAGACACCTATAATAACAGTGGCCGGGGTTATGAACAAGGTCGATTTCGTGGCCGCGATATGTTGTACATTGAGGGTGAATACCGGTTTGGTATAACACCCAATGGCTTATTTGGTGGTGTGGTATTTGCCAACGGGCAAACGTTTACCAACTATCCTGATAATAAATTTTCAGGCTTTGCACCTGCCACCGGCGCAGGTTTGCGTGTAAAAATTAACAAGCACTCTAATACCAACGTAGCTATTGATTATGGCGTAGGTATTAAAGGCTCACGTGGCTTGTTCGTGAATTTGGGCGAAGTATTTTAA
- the dnaA gene encoding chromosomal replication initiator protein DnaA, producing MEKTCTNVWNSCLQIIKDNIPAQSFKTWFDPIKALRLEGSVLTIQVPSLFFYEWLEEHYVGLLRKTIKKQLGDEGRLEYNIVVEQSSSSKPFTTNMPSNGNGAEAKNQSMPIPISINKDIKNPFVIPGLKKLHVDPQLNQHYTFENFVEGDCNRLARSAGYAVAAKPGGTSFNPLMIYGHVGLGKTHLAQAIGNEIKRTLPDKLVLYVSCEKFTQQFVDALKHNNINDFVNFYQAIDVLIMDDVHNFAGKEKTQDFFFHIFNHLHQSGKQLIITSDKAPKDLAGLEERLLSRFKWGLSADLQMPDLETRMAILKNKTYQDGIELPDDVIEYVAHNIDNNVRELEGAMVSLLAQSTLMRKEIDLNLAKSMLKNFVKHSSKEISIEYIQSLVCEYFEVPVEMVKSQTRKREIVQARQISMYLAKAHTKSSLKSIGNFFGGRDHSTVIYACQTVEDLIDTDKKFKGYVADIQKKLKMA from the coding sequence ATGGAAAAAACTTGTACTAACGTTTGGAACAGCTGCTTGCAGATCATAAAAGATAACATACCGGCTCAAAGTTTTAAAACGTGGTTCGACCCTATTAAAGCTTTGAGGTTGGAAGGAAGCGTGCTAACCATACAAGTACCAAGTTTATTTTTTTACGAATGGCTGGAAGAACATTACGTAGGCTTACTGCGTAAAACTATTAAAAAACAGCTGGGCGATGAAGGTCGGCTGGAGTATAATATCGTAGTGGAGCAATCGTCATCCAGCAAGCCTTTTACCACCAATATGCCCTCAAATGGAAACGGTGCTGAAGCCAAGAATCAATCCATGCCGATACCTATTTCTATAAATAAAGATATCAAGAACCCTTTTGTTATACCTGGCTTGAAAAAGTTGCATGTTGACCCACAATTAAATCAACACTATACTTTTGAAAACTTTGTAGAGGGGGATTGTAATCGTTTAGCCCGCTCGGCAGGCTATGCAGTAGCTGCTAAACCAGGTGGTACTTCTTTTAACCCGCTCATGATTTACGGTCATGTAGGTTTAGGTAAAACTCACCTGGCACAAGCTATCGGTAATGAAATTAAACGTACACTGCCTGATAAGCTGGTTCTATATGTATCGTGTGAGAAATTTACCCAGCAGTTTGTAGATGCTCTGAAACATAATAACATTAATGACTTTGTGAACTTTTACCAAGCCATTGATGTACTGATTATGGATGATGTGCACAACTTTGCCGGCAAAGAAAAAACACAGGATTTCTTTTTCCACATTTTCAACCATTTGCATCAATCGGGCAAGCAGCTGATTATTACTTCAGATAAAGCGCCTAAAGATTTAGCTGGTTTAGAAGAACGTTTGTTATCACGTTTCAAGTGGGGCCTCTCTGCCGATTTGCAAATGCCTGATCTGGAAACCCGTATGGCAATCTTGAAAAACAAAACTTATCAGGATGGTATTGAGTTGCCGGACGATGTAATTGAATACGTAGCCCACAACATTGATAACAACGTGCGTGAACTGGAGGGTGCTATGGTATCGTTACTGGCACAATCAACCCTGATGCGCAAGGAGATTGATTTGAACCTGGCTAAATCAATGCTGAAAAACTTTGTGAAGCATTCTTCCAAAGAAATATCAATCGAGTACATCCAGAGCTTAGTTTGCGAGTATTTTGAAGTACCGGTAGAAATGGTAAAATCACAAACCCGTAAGCGAGAAATTGTACAGGCTCGCCAAATATCTATGTATCTGGCTAAAGCGCACACCAAAAGTTCACTGAAATCTATTGGTAACTTTTTCGGTGGTCGGGATCACTCTACAGTTATTTATGCTTGCCAAACGGTAGAAGATTTAATTGATACCGATAAGAAGTTTAAAGGTTATGTAGCCGATATTCAGAAAAAGCTGAAAATGGCTTAA
- a CDS encoding DUF7935 family protein: MNNIAIYSLLLDIIKLTMAGIGTVWVAFYLVKPYLDKTERLRILELKKAADSQTLPLRLQAYERLVLFIERCNPASLLIRLGGTTLSATELYQVAANEVREEFQHNLTQQIYVSSRAWVVTRRLKDDTLNLLNNTLQGLPAGATGLDFSRAVLTNLSQLEDNPYDLATGLIHKDLDELFN; encoded by the coding sequence ATGAACAACATAGCCATTTACAGCTTACTGCTTGATATTATTAAACTCACCATGGCCGGTATAGGTACCGTATGGGTAGCTTTTTACCTGGTTAAACCTTATCTGGATAAAACAGAGCGGCTGCGCATACTGGAACTTAAAAAAGCTGCCGATAGCCAAACACTGCCTTTGCGGCTACAGGCTTATGAGCGCCTGGTGCTGTTTATTGAACGTTGCAATCCGGCTAGTTTATTGATTAGATTGGGTGGTACTACCCTCAGTGCAACAGAGCTGTATCAGGTAGCTGCCAATGAGGTGCGCGAAGAATTTCAGCATAACTTAACCCAGCAAATTTACGTAAGCAGCCGAGCTTGGGTTGTTACCCGCAGGCTGAAAGATGACACATTAAATTTACTGAACAACACGCTGCAAGGCTTGCCGGCCGGCGCTACTGGCCTGGATTTTAGTCGGGCGGTGTTAACCAACTTAAGTCAGCTGGAAGATAACCCTTACGACTTGGCTACAGGTTTAATTCATAAAGATTTAGATGAATTATTTAACTAA
- a CDS encoding HesB/IscA family protein codes for MSIAVATELAPVTFTEGAVKELKKLKDQQELSDDFGLRVGVEGGGCAGMNYVLGFDQKKDGDQEYFIEGVKVYMHKAHGLYLVGMQIDFQDGLNARGFTFNNPNASSTCGCGTSFSV; via the coding sequence ATGAGTATAGCTGTTGCCACTGAACTTGCACCGGTTACTTTTACCGAAGGTGCCGTTAAGGAATTAAAAAAGTTAAAAGATCAACAAGAACTGAGTGATGATTTTGGCCTGCGTGTAGGCGTTGAAGGTGGCGGTTGCGCTGGCATGAATTACGTATTAGGTTTTGATCAGAAAAAAGACGGTGACCAAGAATACTTCATTGAAGGCGTTAAAGTTTATATGCATAAAGCTCATGGCTTATACCTGGTGGGTATGCAGATTGATTTTCAAGATGGCCTGAATGCACGTGGTTTTACCTTTAACAACCCTAATGCATCCAGCACCTGCGGATGTGGCACTTCGTTTTCCGTGTAA
- a CDS encoding lipase family protein: MKHLILFVSGLLLCLNTQAQLKPGFDIQEYLEMLRISRQQVDTAMKNDHVPKPQTYHMIYRSAVGPLNNRWDLWINNHQTAVISIRGTTAENVSWLENFYAAMVPATGHLHIDDTTTFNYHLADNPRAAVHIGWLLGLANLSKTIVPQITKLYREQNIHDFIIMGHSQGAAISFLLRSYLADLQQRKQLPADIRFKVYSSAPPKPGNTYYAYAYNYLTRGGWGIAITNAADWVPETPFSIQTVHDFNTLNPFSNINEGTKNQSLLIRLYIKHVYNRLAKPPVRAVKNNQKYLGHLVYKFIKKTLPQFTEPAYAPTNLYVSCGTPIILMPNADYRQKFPDDTKNVFTHHLFWPYYYLAEKEYAH, translated from the coding sequence ATGAAGCATTTAATTTTATTTGTAAGTGGTTTACTGTTGTGTTTAAATACACAGGCACAATTAAAGCCCGGCTTTGATATTCAAGAGTATTTGGAGATGCTGCGCATATCGCGCCAGCAGGTGGATACGGCGATGAAGAACGACCATGTGCCCAAGCCACAAACTTATCACATGATTTATCGTTCGGCAGTTGGGCCATTGAACAACCGTTGGGATTTATGGATTAATAACCACCAAACAGCGGTAATCAGTATACGAGGAACTACAGCCGAAAACGTGAGCTGGCTGGAAAACTTTTATGCGGCCATGGTGCCAGCCACCGGGCATCTCCATATTGATGACACCACTACCTTTAACTACCATTTGGCCGATAACCCGAGAGCAGCTGTACATATAGGCTGGTTGTTAGGACTAGCCAACTTATCAAAAACCATTGTACCACAAATTACCAAATTGTACCGGGAGCAAAACATTCATGATTTTATTATCATGGGGCATAGCCAGGGTGCGGCTATCAGCTTTTTACTCCGCTCCTATTTAGCTGATTTACAGCAACGAAAGCAATTACCTGCCGATATCCGTTTTAAGGTTTACAGCAGTGCCCCTCCTAAACCAGGTAATACCTATTATGCGTATGCCTATAATTACCTAACTCGTGGTGGCTGGGGCATAGCCATTACCAATGCTGCCGATTGGGTGCCCGAAACTCCTTTTTCTATTCAAACTGTTCATGATTTTAATACGTTGAATCCGTTCAGTAACATTAATGAAGGCACCAAAAACCAATCGTTACTGATTAGGCTATATATCAAACATGTGTATAACCGTTTAGCAAAGCCGCCGGTAAGAGCGGTAAAAAACAATCAAAAATATTTGGGGCATCTGGTATATAAGTTCATTAAAAAAACATTGCCGCAATTTACTGAACCAGCTTACGCTCCTACCAACTTATATGTATCGTGCGGTACACCTATTATTCTGATGCCCAATGCTGATTACCGGCAAAAGTTTCCGGATGATACTAAAAATGTTTTTACGCATCATTTATTCTGGCCTTATTACTATCTGGCCGAAAAGGAGTACGCGCATTAA